A region of the Oceanihabitans sp. IOP_32 genome:
CTTTAGGTAGAATATACGATTACCCCAAGCCATATACTAAATATTTGGTGTTACGAGAGGAGTTGCGAACGCAGCAATTGGCATCTCAAAAAAACCAGCAAAAGCAAATAGAACAAACCGAGAAGCTTATTGAGAAATTTCGTGCCAAAGCTTCAAAAGCTACGATGGCACAATCGCTTATTAAAAAGCTTGATAAAATAGATAGGATAGAGGTAGATGAAGATGATAATAGTGTGATGACGCTTAATTTCCCGGTTTCTGTAACTCCTGGAAAGGTGGTTATTGAAGCCGAAGGGATCTCAAAAAGTTATGGCGATAATCAGGTTTTAAAAGATATCGATTTACTAATCGAGCGGAATACCAAGACGGCCTTTGTGGGTCAAAACGGACAGGGAAAATCGACACTGGCAAAAATTATTGTTGGCGATATTAAATATAACGGGCATTTAAAGTTGGGGCATAATGTACAGATTGGCTATTTTGCCCAAAACCAGGCCGAATATCTAGATGGTAACAAAACGGTGCACGACATTATGATTGATGCCGCAAATGAAACCAATAGAAGTAAAGTACGTGATATTTTAGGGTCTTTTTTATTTAGAGGAGAAGAGGTAGATAAATATGTAAGAGTATTATCTGGAGGCGAACGCAACCGTTTAGCATTGGCTAAATTGATGCTGCAACCATTTAATGTATTGGTCATGGATGAGCCTACAAACCACTTAGATATTAAGTCTAAAAATGTTTTGAAAGAAGCGCTTAAACGTTTTGAAGGAACTTTAATTTTGGTCTCTCACGATCGGGATTTTTTACAAGGGTTAACCCATACCGTTTATGAGTTTAAGGACCATAAAATAAAAGAATACTTGGGCGATATTGATTATTATTTAGACCAACGTAAAGTGGAAAGTTTACGCGAAGTTGAAAAGCGCACGGTGGTAAAGGAAACTCCCAAAGTAAAAACACAACGCAGTTACGAGGATCAGAAAAAAATAAAATCTTTAAATAATAAGTTGAGTAACGTGGAGTCGAAAATAAATGACTTAGAGCGTGAGATAAAAGCCATAGATTTATCACTTGAAGCTAATTATGAAGAGGTGACTTCAAAATCTAATTTTTTTGAAGAATA
Encoded here:
- a CDS encoding ABC-F family ATP-binding cassette domain-containing protein; translated protein: MMNIHNLSISFQGEYLFEDITFKLGNGDRIGLIGKNGAGKSTMLKILSKEMEPDSGQIAADKDMKIGFLKQDIDFVLGRTVLEEAYQAFTDIKELEAQMEAVNTQMAERTDYESEGYHQLMVDINDLQHQYEILGGYNYQGDTEKILQGLGFKREDFDKLTDTFSGGWRMRIELAKLLLQNNDILLLDEPTNHLDIESIIWLEGFLRNYPGAVVIVSHDKMFLDNVTNRTIEISLGRIYDYPKPYTKYLVLREELRTQQLASQKNQQKQIEQTEKLIEKFRAKASKATMAQSLIKKLDKIDRIEVDEDDNSVMTLNFPVSVTPGKVVIEAEGISKSYGDNQVLKDIDLLIERNTKTAFVGQNGQGKSTLAKIIVGDIKYNGHLKLGHNVQIGYFAQNQAEYLDGNKTVHDIMIDAANETNRSKVRDILGSFLFRGEEVDKYVRVLSGGERNRLALAKLMLQPFNVLVMDEPTNHLDIKSKNVLKEALKRFEGTLILVSHDRDFLQGLTHTVYEFKDHKIKEYLGDIDYYLDQRKVESLREVEKRTVVKETPKVKTQRSYEDQKKIKSLNNKLSNVESKINDLEREIKAIDLSLEANYEEVTSKSNFFEEYKKKKSDLQDYMEKWEAIQLEIEQFNAVKI